A window of Mycobacteriales bacterium genomic DNA:
CGCTTCGAGGAGCCGACTCGGACGACCTCCCGCGCCACGTCCACCAGTTTCAGGTGGCTCGTCTGCGAGCGTCGTACCAGGACGTCGAACGCGGCGGCTTCGTCCACCTTCAGCGTGATCATGATCATCCCCTTGGCCTGCTCGATGATCGCCCGGGTGCCCATCGCGACTCCCAAGCCGGCGAGCTCGGCCTCGGCGGCGCGGACCCGTTCGTCGGCCACGCGGTCGCGGGCAGTCGCCGCCAGGTCACGCGCGTCGGCGACACGGTCACGCGCGTCGGCGTCGCGGTCACGCGCGTCAGCGTCGCGGTCACGCGCGTCGGCGTCACGGTCACGCGCGTCGGCGAGGAACGCTCGAAGATCGCCCTCATGAGTGCTGGTGGATTCGTACCCCGCCATAGCGGCGACGATCTTTCCCATACGCCGCGGCCGTCTAAACGTGGTGCGGGCGTCCGTCCGAAGACCGTCGCTGTGCTATGAAAGATGTGCGGTCAGTAGCGACCAGCGGCCACTCGGCCTTGCCGTCGCTTTTCCGGATCCGACTGCAAGACCCGACAACGATCGGGTTGATCCTCATGACCGTTCGATATTCCATTCCGTGCCCGCGCAGTCCCCAGTGGGACCACGCGAGCATCACCTGGGACGCGCCAACCGCCGTCCTGAGCCTCGCGGGCGAGATCGATCTGCTCGTCCGACCAGCGCTGGATGCCCAGATCGATCGCATCCTCGGCTGTCCGGCGCCGGCGATCTCGGTCGACCTGGTCGGGGTGACCTTCCTCGACTCGGCCGGCAGCACCCCGCTGCGCCGGCTGTGCAACGCCGCACCGGCTCACGGCGCGGAGGTCTGGCTGCGAAACGCCAGCCGTTTCGTCGCCCAGACGCTGCGCATCGTCGGCCTCGGTGCTCACCTGCGGTGCGAGGAACCGCTCCCGCCGGCGTAGAGCAAACCCTCCGGGGTATCTGGCCGTCATGGCGTCGGCGGTAGCTCCTGAGGACGCGCCGCGCCGGCCGCACGGGGTCGACGACGCCACCGTTGCGGCGCACGGCAAGCTGAGCGAGGCGCTGGAATACGTCCATCGCGTCCGCGGCGCGCTCTACGACGTCCATCAGCTCATCGGACGCGCAGACCTGCTGTTCGGTGAGGCCGCCGACGACCTGGCGGCCGCCGGACATGAGGAGCTCGCCGCCGAGGTACGCGAACGGATCGTCGGGCGCGACGTCCTCGCCGGCCGCTGGACCTTCCAGATCGTCGAAGACTTCGACGACAACTACTACGCCGCCGCCGTGGAGACCGAGCGCCGCAGCCGCGGCGTGCTCCTGCAGGGCCAGCGCCACGTCCTCGAAAGCGAGTTGAAGCAACAGCGTCGTACCGACGCCGGTCCTCGCGACCCGCGACGATGACCGACGCCGTCGTGATCGGCGCGGGGCCGAACGGACTCGTCGCCGCCAACCTGCTCGCGGAACGCGGCTGGAGCGTCGTCGTCCTCGAGGCCGAGCCGGAACCCGGCGGGGCGGTTCGCTCTGCCGAGATCGCGCCGGGTTGCCGCTACGACATGTTCAGCAGCTTCTATCCGCTCAGCGCCGTCTCACCTCCGCTGGTCGGCCTGGACCTGCCGCGGTGGGGCGTGCGCTGGCGGCACGCGCCGGCCGTGGTCGCCCACCCGTTCCTCGACGGACGCTGCGCCGTCCTGTCCAGGGACCTCGAGGCGACGGCAGCCTCGCTCGAGACGTTCGGCGCCGGGCAGGGCGCGCGCTGGCGTGAGCTGTTCGAGCGGTGGCGGCGCGTCCAGGAGCCGCTCCTCGACGCGCTGCTCGGCGCGCCGATCCCGCCGGTGCGCGGCGCCGCCTCGCTCGCCGCCCGACTCGGCCCGGCAGACCTGGCGCGCTTCGCCAGGTTCGCGGTGCTGCCGCTGCGACGGATGGTCGAGGAAGACGGTCTTGCGGACGGCGCGACCATGCTGCTCGCCGGCAACGCGCTGCACTCCGACCTGACCCCCGACCTCCCGCTGAGCGGCTTCTTCGGCTGGCTGCTCGCGATGGTGGCCCAAGACGCGGGGTTCCCGGTCCCCGAAGGCGGATCCGGCCAGCTCACCGCGGCGTTGGTACGCCGGCTGCGCCACTACGGTGGCGAGGTCGTCTGCGGCGCGCGGGCCAGCCGGCTCGTGATCCGCGGGCGTCGCGTCCACGCCGTCGTCACGGAGTCCGGAGACGAGTACGCCGCGGGGCGTGCGGTCCTCGCGGACGTGTCGGCCCCGCACCTGTACCGCGACCTGATCGGCGAAGCGCACCTTCCGCCAGCGGTGGTGGCCGACGTCGACCGGTTCCAGCTGGACAACTCGACGTTCAAGGTCGACTGGCTCCTCGACGGCCCCGCGCCGTGG
This region includes:
- a CDS encoding NAD(P)/FAD-dependent oxidoreductase, which gives rise to MTDAVVIGAGPNGLVAANLLAERGWSVVVLEAEPEPGGAVRSAEIAPGCRYDMFSSFYPLSAVSPPLVGLDLPRWGVRWRHAPAVVAHPFLDGRCAVLSRDLEATAASLETFGAGQGARWRELFERWRRVQEPLLDALLGAPIPPVRGAASLAARLGPADLARFARFAVLPLRRMVEEDGLADGATMLLAGNALHSDLTPDLPLSGFFGWLLAMVAQDAGFPVPEGGSGQLTAALVRRLRHYGGEVVCGARASRLVIRGRRVHAVVTESGDEYAAGRAVLADVSAPHLYRDLIGEAHLPPAVVADVDRFQLDNSTFKVDWLLDGPAPWANPDVAGAGTVHLADSVSELSLTGLQLAERMIPEKPFVVVGQSNVADPTRTPDGRQLLWAYTHVPQQVRGDAGGDLTGEWTQAECDAMAERVESRLEAHAPGFRDRILERRVLAPGDLHRLNANLIGGAVNGGTAALHQQLVFRPTPGLGRPATPIRGLFLASSSAHPGGGVHGACGANAARAAVTQHRLRRTSLALAGAAATGAALRRSRRGGEA
- a CDS encoding STAS domain-containing protein, which translates into the protein MTVRYSIPCPRSPQWDHASITWDAPTAVLSLAGEIDLLVRPALDAQIDRILGCPAPAISVDLVGVTFLDSAGSTPLRRLCNAAPAHGAEVWLRNASRFVAQTLRIVGLGAHLRCEEPLPPA
- a CDS encoding ANTAR domain-containing protein, translated to MAGYESTSTHEGDLRAFLADARDRDADARDRDADARDRDADARDRVADARDLAATARDRVADERVRAAEAELAGLGVAMGTRAIIEQAKGMIMITLKVDEAAAFDVLVRRSQTSHLKLVDVAREVVRVGSSKR